From a region of the Caldilineales bacterium genome:
- the hutH gene encoding histidine ammonia-lyase, producing MHTIAVDGRRLTIADVIAVARARPGETELRLTPEAEAAVGRAAAAVQQIVEARRVVYGITTGFGAFKTTIIPPDQLRQLQRNIVRSHSAGTGTPFETEVVRAMMLIRANTLAMGHSGIRLATLRLLLDMIERGVHPVVPRQGSLGASGDLAPLAHIALVMIGEGRAEVGGRILPGDRALAEVGLWPVELVAKEGLALTNGTALMAALGCLAVTEAENCAFVAAVAGALSLEALNGTTAAFDPRIHALRPHPRQMAAAGLLRQLLAGSDFVRTDLRNDPQDAYTLRCIPQVHGACADAVAYARWVVEIELNSVTDNPLIFFDDDGTPTAVSGGNFHGEPLAIAFDYLALAMTELGNISERRLNRLVDPASNGGLLPAFLTENGGLHSGLMLAQYTAAALASENKALCHPASADTIPTSANVEDHVSNGPISGRQARRVLRNLNQMLGIELMAAAQAIDFRRRQLGPEAQLGRGTAIAYELVRRDIPFLPEDAELAPHLATAAHLVASGAILQAVEQHLAATL from the coding sequence ATGCACACCATCGCCGTCGATGGGCGCCGTCTGACGATCGCCGACGTGATCGCCGTCGCCAGAGCCAGGCCAGGGGAAACCGAGCTACGCTTGACGCCCGAAGCGGAAGCGGCAGTGGGGCGGGCGGCGGCAGCCGTCCAACAGATCGTGGAGGCGAGGCGCGTGGTCTATGGGATCACCACCGGCTTTGGCGCCTTCAAAACCACCATCATCCCGCCCGACCAGCTCCGCCAACTCCAACGCAACATCGTGCGCTCGCACAGCGCCGGCACGGGGACGCCGTTCGAGACCGAGGTGGTGCGGGCGATGATGCTCATCCGGGCCAACACGCTGGCCATGGGGCATTCCGGGATCAGACTGGCCACCCTGCGCCTGCTGTTGGACATGATCGAGCGCGGTGTGCACCCGGTAGTGCCCCGGCAAGGCTCGTTGGGCGCCAGCGGCGACCTGGCCCCGCTGGCGCACATCGCCCTGGTCATGATCGGCGAGGGCCGGGCCGAGGTGGGGGGACGCATCCTGCCCGGCGACCGGGCGCTGGCCGAGGTGGGGCTGTGGCCGGTCGAACTGGTGGCCAAAGAGGGGTTGGCCTTGACCAATGGCACGGCGCTGATGGCGGCGTTGGGCTGCCTGGCTGTGACCGAGGCCGAAAACTGCGCTTTTGTGGCGGCAGTGGCGGGGGCGCTGTCGTTGGAGGCGCTGAACGGCACGACCGCCGCCTTCGACCCGCGCATCCATGCCCTGCGCCCGCACCCCCGGCAAATGGCCGCCGCCGGCTTGCTCAGGCAGTTGCTGGCCGGCTCGGACTTCGTGCGCACCGACTTGCGCAATGACCCCCAGGATGCCTACACCCTCCGCTGCATACCCCAGGTGCACGGCGCTTGCGCCGACGCCGTGGCCTACGCCCGCTGGGTGGTCGAGATCGAACTGAACAGCGTCACCGACAACCCGCTCATCTTCTTCGACGACGACGGGACGCCTACAGCCGTCAGCGGCGGCAACTTCCACGGCGAGCCGCTGGCCATCGCCTTCGATTACCTGGCTCTGGCCATGACCGAATTGGGCAATATCTCTGAGCGCCGTCTCAACCGCCTGGTCGATCCGGCCAGCAATGGCGGGCTGCTGCCGGCTTTCCTGACCGAAAACGGCGGCCTCCATTCGGGCCTGATGCTGGCCCAATACACCGCCGCCGCCCTCGCCTCCGAGAACAAGGCCCTCTGCCACCCGGCCAGCGCCGACACCATCCCCACCAGCGCCAATGTCGAAGACCACGTCTCCAACGGCCCCATCTCCGGCCGGCAGGCGCGGCGCGTGCTTCGCAACCTCAACCAGATGCTAGGCATCGAACTGATGGCAGCGGCGCAGGCCATCGACTTCCGCCGCCGGCAGCTGGGGCCAGAGGCGCAGCTGGGGCGCGGCACCGCCATTGCCTACGAACTCGTCCGCCGGGACATCCCCTTCCTGCCCGAAGACGCCGAGCTGGCCCCGCATCTGGCGACGGCCGCTCATCTGGTTGCCTCTGGCGCCATCTTACAGGCCGTGGAGCAGCATCTGGCGGCTACGCTCTGA
- the msrA gene encoding peptide-methionine (S)-S-oxide reductase MsrA, with translation MTNPSPTREVATLAGGCFWCLEAVFDDLQGVESVVSGYAGGRVRNPSYKEVCNGTTGHAEVVQITFDPALVSFRDLLQVFFTIHDPTTLNRQGADVGTQYRSAIFYHSPAQQATAEQVIAETNAAGIWGAPIVTQVAPFEAFYAAEDYHQGYYRRNSYQPYCQVVIAPKVAKFRKQYVQRLKKPA, from the coding sequence ATGACAAATCCATCTCCCACTCGCGAAGTTGCCACGCTGGCCGGCGGCTGTTTCTGGTGCCTGGAGGCCGTGTTCGACGATCTCCAGGGCGTCGAAAGCGTCGTTTCGGGCTATGCCGGCGGTCGCGTCCGCAACCCCAGCTATAAAGAAGTCTGTAACGGCACGACTGGCCATGCCGAGGTTGTGCAGATCACCTTCGACCCGGCGTTGGTCTCGTTCCGCGACCTGCTCCAGGTTTTCTTCACCATCCACGACCCCACCACGCTCAACCGCCAGGGCGCCGATGTGGGCACGCAGTATCGCTCGGCCATCTTCTACCACTCACCCGCACAGCAGGCTACGGCCGAGCAGGTGATCGCCGAAACCAATGCCGCCGGCATCTGGGGAGCGCCCATCGTCACCCAGGTGGCGCCGTTCGAGGCCTTCTATGCGGCGGAGGACTATCATCAGGGCTATTATCGCCGCAACTCCTATCAGCCCTATTGCCAGGTCGTCATCGCCCCCAAAGTGGCCAAGTTCCGCAAGCAGTACGTGCAGAGGCTGAAGAAGCCGGCCTGA
- a CDS encoding DUF433 domain-containing protein, whose product MTDLTTEFVGSEAYRYYPLGDYVVRSPEVCGGRPTFKYTRIEITGTLDRLAVGESLDEIVAGYRGRVSREAIIEAIRLVSSQFVTSLPQLEMA is encoded by the coding sequence ATGACAGACCTGACCACAGAGTTCGTTGGTAGTGAAGCATACCGCTATTATCCTTTGGGCGATTACGTTGTACGATCACCTGAAGTTTGCGGCGGACGTCCTACGTTCAAGTACACGCGCATCGAGATCACTGGCACACTCGATCGCCTGGCTGTGGGTGAGAGTCTGGACGAGATTGTTGCAGGGTATCGAGGTCGCGTCTCGCGTGAGGCCATCATCGAGGCGATCAGGCTGGTTTCGTCACAGTTCGTGACCTCATTACCGCAACTCGAAATGGCCTGA
- a CDS encoding SH3 domain-containing protein: MAPTPWPTWTPRPTSTATLPPTPTATTTPVPLTPTPAPPTPTPVPGQPQIGQKARVVARTGVNIRQAASTTAPRLGRYGAGVLVSVLEGPVEADGFRWWRVEDGQGMSGWVADGDAVDRWLDARIGAPRPVNRPVRLGDTVTVTVPPGIVLAIRFEPSTSSLVARRLVAGTVLKIEEGPVAAEGLRWWLVAAEGGRAIGWAAEADADERWLSPME; encoded by the coding sequence ATGGCGCCAACTCCCTGGCCGACCTGGACGCCGCGCCCCACTTCGACGGCGACGCTTCCGCCCACCCCCACTGCCACCACCACGCCGGTCCCACTCACGCCCACCCCGGCGCCGCCCACCCCCACACCGGTCCCCGGACAGCCGCAAATCGGCCAGAAAGCTCGCGTAGTGGCGCGAACGGGCGTCAATATCCGCCAGGCTGCCTCGACCACTGCTCCACGACTTGGCCGCTATGGCGCCGGGGTGTTGGTTTCGGTGCTGGAAGGGCCGGTCGAGGCGGACGGCTTCAGGTGGTGGCGGGTGGAGGATGGCCAGGGGATGAGCGGTTGGGTGGCGGATGGCGATGCCGTCGATCGTTGGCTGGATGCCCGCATCGGCGCGCCGCGCCCGGTGAACCGGCCTGTACGCCTGGGCGACACTGTGACCGTCACCGTGCCGCCGGGGATCGTGTTGGCGATTCGTTTCGAGCCGAGCACCAGCAGCCTGGTGGCGCGGCGGCTGGTGGCGGGGACGGTGCTGAAGATCGAGGAGGGGCCGGTGGCGGCCGAGGGTCTGCGGTGGTGGCTGGTGGCGGCCGAGGGGGGCCGCGCCATCGGTTGGGCGGCTGAGGCTGATGCCGACGAGCGTTGGCTGTCGCCGATGGAATAG
- a CDS encoding Rpn family recombination-promoting nuclease/putative transposase has protein sequence MAKSADIGSKRLISLAPNTWVRWLTGDPEAQALEFLSGEFQWVARAADVLIKAVSPQHGVFLIVNEIQFRPDSHMPQRLRAYAALAEERYGLNIFPVVINILPLGPTETILTSYHSDFMGLMAHQDYRVINLWEVDVDMVQAQDWTTLLPFAPILKGGDNPLVIRKALARLREDEQLADMEALLAFFATFVMTPEEVLRLMRWDMTMLRESPWYSEIEEEAIARGLEQGLQQGLVQGRRRERYEMLIRLLDYRFGATPLVFQERVQQLGIEQLGSLIDAALTAPSLEAVEETLSTLPYEAVGMDRSNGTAT, from the coding sequence ATGGCGAAATCAGCGGACATTGGCAGCAAGCGACTCATCAGCCTGGCCCCCAATACCTGGGTGCGCTGGCTGACCGGCGACCCCGAAGCGCAGGCGCTGGAGTTTCTGTCGGGCGAATTTCAGTGGGTTGCGCGCGCCGCCGATGTGCTCATCAAGGCCGTCTCACCGCAGCACGGCGTCTTTCTGATCGTCAACGAAATCCAGTTCCGACCCGACTCGCACATGCCCCAGCGGCTTCGCGCCTATGCCGCCCTGGCGGAAGAGCGATATGGCCTGAATATCTTCCCGGTGGTCATCAATATCCTGCCCCTGGGGCCAACGGAGACCATCCTCACCAGCTATCACTCTGATTTCATGGGGCTGATGGCGCATCAGGATTACAGGGTCATCAACCTCTGGGAAGTCGATGTAGACATGGTGCAGGCTCAAGATTGGACGACCCTCTTGCCGTTTGCGCCAATCCTGAAAGGCGGCGATAATCCACTCGTCATCCGTAAAGCGCTGGCGCGGCTGCGCGAAGATGAACAGCTCGCCGATATGGAGGCCCTGCTGGCTTTCTTTGCCACCTTTGTGATGACGCCCGAAGAAGTACTCCGACTGATGAGGTGGGACATGACCATGCTCCGCGAATCACCCTGGTACAGCGAGATCGAAGAAGAGGCGATTGCCCGCGGCCTGGAACAGGGTCTCCAACAGGGGCTTGTGCAAGGACGCCGAAGAGAGCGCTACGAGATGCTCATCCGCCTGCTCGATTATCGTTTTGGTGCGACGCCGCTCGTCTTTCAAGAGCGCGTTCAGCAGCTGGGCATCGAACAGTTAGGCTCTCTCATCGACGCCGCCCTGACTGCTCCCTCGTTGGAAGCGGTGGAGGAGACCCTATCCACCCTACCGTATGAAGCAGTGGGGATGGACCGGTCGAACGGGACGGCCACGTAG
- a CDS encoding DUF1684 domain-containing protein: protein MTNAETDLLLWRRQKDESLTGPSGWLALAGLWWLAEGANTLGSDPTCDIVLPAGAPAHLGVILFRAGLPTLQLTCPEDVRVDGKAGPESQLLADSDEGGPSQLTVGPLTMVIIRRGEQAALRVWDAERAERLTFPGRRWFLPDDGFRVEGVFWRRQPQRRLPVPNTVGMVVEMENPGWVEFDLAGRPLRLEALDGGPDLLWLIFRDATSGKETYGACRYLYAPLLTDGRVELDFNRAYNPPCAFTPFATCPLPPAGNSLEVRIEAGERFES from the coding sequence ATGACAAACGCTGAGACTGATCTGCTGCTTTGGCGGCGACAGAAGGACGAAAGCCTGACCGGCCCCAGCGGCTGGCTGGCCCTGGCCGGGCTGTGGTGGCTGGCCGAGGGAGCAAACACCCTCGGCAGCGACCCGACCTGCGACATCGTGCTGCCTGCCGGCGCCCCCGCCCACCTGGGCGTCATCCTGTTCCGGGCCGGGCTACCCACCCTCCAACTGACTTGTCCGGAAGATGTGCGGGTGGATGGCAAAGCCGGGCCGGAGTCGCAGCTGCTGGCCGATAGCGATGAAGGCGGCCCCTCGCAGCTGACCGTTGGCCCCCTGACGATGGTCATCATCCGCCGGGGTGAGCAGGCGGCGCTGCGGGTGTGGGATGCCGAGCGGGCGGAGCGCCTTACTTTTCCGGGGCGGCGGTGGTTTCTGCCGGACGATGGCTTTCGAGTCGAGGGCGTCTTCTGGCGGCGCCAGCCGCAGCGCCGGTTGCCGGTGCCGAACACGGTGGGCATGGTGGTGGAGATGGAGAACCCCGGCTGGGTGGAGTTCGATCTCGCTGGTCGCCCCCTGCGGCTGGAAGCCCTGGATGGCGGCCCCGATCTGCTGTGGCTCATCTTTCGCGATGCCACCAGCGGCAAGGAGACCTACGGCGCCTGCCGCTATCTCTATGCGCCCTTGCTGACGGATGGCCGGGTCGAACTCGATTTCAACCGCGCTTACAACCCGCCCTGCGCTTTCACACCCTTTGCCACCTGCCCACTGCCGCCAGCCGGCAACAGCCTGGAGGTCAGGATCGAGGCCGGCGAGCGATTTGAATCGTGA
- a CDS encoding trypsin-like peptidase domain-containing protein — translation MRPRTLFALLILLLAVCLCGLAGGALLASRSPAIADLLAGRRAEPALRPSPTASPTATPLATPAAAGESGVDAEARLIRLYRTVSPAVVNITTQVLRQNFFFGPVPESGSGSGFVWDDQGHILTNYHVIDGAQSIDVSFGDEVAVPATVIGADPANDLAVLKVEKLPEGVQALTMGDSDALQVGQTAVAIGNPFGQFQRTLTVGVISALDRTMQTDNDKLLRGVIQTDAAINQGNSGGPLLDSEGRVIGINTAIFSPSGANAGVGLAIPINKARRIAPVLIEKGRYAHPWLGIEQLGYALSPVLAQALNLPQSQGLLIAQIYRDSPADQAGLRGATDEVAFGNRRLLVGGDILTAIDGVPLKTWDDLDAYLSEQTEVGQTVRLSIVRGGEERVVEVVVGEDPR, via the coding sequence ATGCGCCCACGCACCCTCTTCGCTCTACTCATCCTCCTCCTGGCCGTCTGTCTGTGCGGATTGGCAGGCGGCGCGCTCCTGGCCAGCCGCAGCCCGGCGATTGCCGACCTGTTGGCCGGGCGCAGGGCCGAACCCGCCCTACGGCCCAGCCCCACCGCCTCACCCACGGCCACACCCCTTGCGACCCCCGCCGCGGCGGGAGAGAGCGGCGTCGACGCCGAGGCCCGGCTGATCAGACTCTATCGGACGGTCAGCCCGGCCGTCGTCAATATCACCACCCAGGTGCTGCGCCAGAATTTCTTCTTTGGCCCGGTGCCCGAAAGCGGCTCTGGCTCTGGTTTTGTTTGGGATGACCAGGGTCACATTCTGACCAACTACCATGTCATCGATGGCGCCCAAAGCATCGACGTCAGCTTTGGCGACGAAGTGGCGGTACCGGCCACAGTGATCGGCGCCGACCCGGCCAACGATCTGGCCGTGCTGAAGGTAGAGAAGCTGCCAGAGGGCGTTCAGGCGTTGACGATGGGCGACTCCGATGCCCTGCAGGTCGGGCAGACGGCCGTCGCCATCGGCAACCCGTTCGGGCAGTTCCAGCGCACACTGACGGTGGGTGTGATCAGCGCCCTCGACCGCACCATGCAGACCGACAACGACAAGCTCCTGCGCGGGGTGATCCAGACGGACGCCGCCATCAACCAGGGCAATTCGGGCGGGCCGCTGCTCGATTCCGAGGGCCGGGTGATCGGCATCAACACCGCCATTTTCTCGCCATCGGGGGCCAATGCCGGCGTGGGGCTGGCGATCCCGATCAACAAGGCCAGGCGCATCGCCCCTGTCCTGATCGAAAAAGGCCGCTATGCTCACCCCTGGCTGGGCATCGAGCAACTTGGCTATGCCCTCAGCCCGGTGCTGGCCCAGGCCTTGAACCTGCCGCAAAGCCAGGGATTGCTCATCGCCCAAATTTACCGCGATTCACCGGCCGATCAAGCTGGTTTGCGCGGTGCGACGGATGAGGTCGCCTTTGGCAACCGGCGTCTGCTGGTGGGCGGCGACATCCTCACGGCCATCGACGGCGTCCCCCTGAAAACCTGGGACGACCTGGACGCCTACCTGTCCGAGCAAACCGAAGTCGGGCAGACGGTGCGCTTGAGCATCGTGCGAGGGGGCGAAGAGCGGGTGGTCGAGGTGGTGGTGGGCGAAGATCCGCGCTGA
- a CDS encoding thiolase domain-containing protein (Catalyzes the synthesis of acetoacetyl coenzyme A from two molecules of acetyl coenzyme A. It can also act as a thiolase, catalyzing the reverse reaction and generating two-carbon units from the four-carbon product of fatty acid oxidation): protein MREVYVLGVGQIPVSKDKDEPLRDMAARAVRAALTDAGIEAVEALYTGNMLSGMLSHQQHLGALIADAAGLRGVEAATAEAACGSGAAAMRWGYMAIASGAYDLVAVCGVEKMTHTDRYETTRALATASDWPTEGAHGHSFVSLNAVIMQEYLRRHHANRSLFAAFAINAHDNAATNPNALFQKTITVEKYEDSPIVQAPIRLYDASPICDGAAALILASADRLPTRNGAHPRVRVAASASATDSVGIADRHDLLTLEGAVTSSRRAFAQAAMTPADIDLFELHDAFTIMAVLSLEGAGFAQPGQGLWLGADGEIRREGKVPISTFGGLKARGHPVGGTGVYQLVETYLQITHQAGPNQVPAARVGMTQNVGGTGATVITHILERTT, encoded by the coding sequence GTGAGAGAAGTCTATGTACTTGGCGTTGGCCAGATCCCTGTCAGCAAAGACAAGGACGAACCATTGCGCGACATGGCGGCCAGGGCGGTGCGGGCGGCCCTGACCGATGCCGGCATCGAAGCAGTCGAGGCGCTGTACACCGGCAATATGTTATCGGGGATGCTTTCGCACCAACAGCACCTGGGGGCGTTGATCGCCGACGCCGCCGGGCTGCGCGGGGTCGAGGCCGCCACGGCCGAAGCCGCCTGCGGGTCGGGGGCAGCCGCCATGCGCTGGGGCTACATGGCCATTGCCAGCGGCGCCTATGACCTGGTGGCCGTCTGCGGCGTCGAGAAAATGACCCACACCGACCGCTATGAAACCACGCGGGCTTTGGCCACGGCCAGCGACTGGCCGACCGAGGGCGCGCACGGCCACAGCTTCGTCTCGCTCAACGCTGTGATCATGCAGGAATATCTGCGCCGCCACCACGCCAACCGCTCGTTGTTCGCCGCCTTTGCCATCAACGCCCACGACAACGCCGCCACCAACCCGAACGCCCTCTTCCAGAAAACGATCACGGTCGAAAAATACGAAGACTCCCCCATCGTCCAGGCTCCGATCCGGCTTTACGACGCTTCGCCCATCTGTGATGGCGCCGCCGCCCTGATCCTGGCCTCGGCCGACCGCCTCCCCACCCGCAATGGCGCCCACCCCAGGGTGCGCGTAGCGGCCTCGGCCAGCGCCACCGACAGCGTCGGCATCGCCGACCGCCACGACCTGCTCACGCTCGAAGGCGCGGTCACCTCCAGCCGGCGGGCCTTTGCCCAGGCCGCCATGACGCCCGCCGACATCGACTTATTCGAGCTACACGACGCCTTTACGATCATGGCCGTGCTCTCGTTGGAGGGGGCCGGCTTTGCCCAGCCCGGCCAGGGGCTGTGGCTGGGCGCCGATGGCGAGATCCGGCGCGAGGGCAAAGTGCCGATCTCCACCTTTGGCGGACTCAAGGCCCGCGGCCATCCCGTCGGCGGCACCGGCGTCTACCAGCTCGTCGAAACCTACTTGCAGATCACCCACCAGGCCGGCCCCAACCAGGTGCCGGCAGCGCGCGTGGGCATGACCCAAAATGTGGGCGGCACCGGCGCCACGGTGATCACCCACATTTTGGAACGCACCACCTAA
- a CDS encoding HigA family addiction module antidote protein produces the protein MIHGKRGMTPDTALRLERLFGMEAQFWLNLQLAWDLYQTQHSPAAQEIAHIQRLPALAAGS, from the coding sequence TTGATCCACGGCAAACGCGGCATGACGCCCGATACAGCCCTCCGCCTCGAACGGCTCTTTGGCATGGAGGCTCAGTTCTGGCTCAATCTCCAGCTTGCCTGGGACCTTTATCAGACGCAACACTCCCCGGCAGCCCAGGAAATCGCCCACATCCAGCGCCTGCCAGCCCTTGCCGCAGGATCCTGA